A genomic window from Streptomyces mirabilis includes:
- the cobN gene encoding cobaltochelatase subunit CobN — translation MSTVLLLSTADTDLLAARASGAPYRIGNPTRVEVEGELPSLVEGADLAVVRLLGGKRAWEEGLRKLKASGIPTVLLGGESVPDAELMAESSVPAGVVAEALRYLVEGGPDNLTELARFLSDTVLLTGEGFEEPRKMPEYGVHGERAFVEGRPTVGVLFYRAHQLSGNTAFVDTLCDAIEARGANALAVYCGSLRGADAGLYEILGTADTLVATVLAAGGTHASEASAGGDEEAWDIGALADLNVPVLQGLCLTSSRSAWDASDAALSPMDAAMQVAIPEFDGRLITVPFSFKEQGPDEVPVYVADPERAARVAGIAVRHARLKHKPNADKKLALVFTAYPTKHSRVGNAVGLDTPASAVRVLDALRDAGYVVEGHPDNGDELIHRLINAGGHDVEWLTEEQLAAAPARVPLADYRAWFDKLDPDLKRGMLDAWGEPPGSLYVDGDDIVLASLQFGNVVVMIQPPRGFGENPIAIYHDPDMPPSHHYMAAYRWLEAATSEGGFGADAVVHMGKHGTMEWLPGKGLGLSGGCAPDAVLGELPLIYPFIVNDPGEGTQAKRRGHATVVDHLVPPMARADTYGDLAKLEQLLDEYALVSDLDPTKAPAVRAQIWTLVKTAELHHDLHVEDQPDDAAFDEFVMHIDGYLCEIKDVQIRDGLHILGGGPEAEPRVNLVLAVLRASQVWGGTANALPGLRACLAAYFGLVEKELLAEPGAPVKVPVELTDLVEGPARTGADAIDLLEQLCRRMAEGMEERGWVTSESTALVREVLGVELPDAVAVLEFACREVVPRLARTTDEITHILRALDGGYVPAGPSGSPTRGLVNVLPTGRNFYSVDPKAIPSRLSWEVGQSLADSLVQRYLQDTGEYPKSVGLTVWGTSAMRTQGDDIAEILALLGCRPVWDDASRRVTGFDVVGLEELGRPRIDVTVRISGFFRDAFPHVVGLIDDAVRAVAELDEPADRNYVRAHADEDTAEHGDRRRATSRIFGSKPGAYGAGLLPLIDARNWRSDADLAEVYAVWGGYAYGRGLDGRAARGDMEIAFRRIAVAAKNVDTREHDLVDADDYFQYHGGMVAMVRHLTGASPEAYVGDSAVPDQVKTRTLGEETHRVFRARVVNPRWMAAMRRHGYKGAFEMAATVDYLFGYDATAGVVDDWMYEKLSAEYVFDAENRDFMKKSNPWALRGITERLLEAADRGLWAEPDADTLERLRATYLELEGDLEGDDQ, via the coding sequence ATGAGCACAGTGTTGTTGTTGTCGACCGCCGACACCGATCTGCTGGCGGCGCGTGCCTCCGGCGCCCCGTACCGGATCGGCAACCCCACCCGGGTGGAGGTCGAGGGCGAACTGCCGTCCCTCGTCGAGGGCGCGGACCTCGCCGTCGTACGACTCCTGGGCGGCAAGCGTGCCTGGGAGGAGGGCCTGCGGAAGCTGAAGGCCTCGGGCATCCCCACCGTGCTGCTCGGCGGGGAGTCCGTACCCGACGCCGAACTGATGGCGGAGTCGTCGGTGCCCGCCGGTGTCGTCGCCGAGGCGCTGCGCTATCTGGTCGAGGGCGGCCCGGACAACCTCACCGAACTGGCCCGGTTCCTCTCCGACACCGTGCTGCTGACGGGTGAGGGCTTCGAGGAGCCGCGGAAGATGCCGGAGTACGGCGTCCACGGCGAGCGCGCCTTCGTCGAGGGCCGGCCGACCGTCGGCGTGCTCTTCTACCGGGCCCACCAGCTGTCCGGCAACACCGCGTTCGTGGACACGCTGTGCGACGCGATCGAGGCGCGCGGCGCCAACGCGCTGGCCGTGTACTGCGGTTCGCTGCGCGGCGCGGACGCGGGCCTGTACGAGATCCTCGGCACGGCGGACACGCTCGTCGCCACCGTGCTCGCGGCGGGCGGCACGCACGCCTCGGAGGCGTCCGCGGGCGGCGACGAGGAGGCCTGGGACATCGGCGCGCTCGCCGACCTGAACGTCCCCGTGCTGCAAGGGCTCTGTCTGACCTCGTCCAGGAGTGCCTGGGACGCGTCGGACGCCGCCCTCTCCCCCATGGACGCGGCGATGCAGGTCGCGATCCCCGAGTTCGACGGCCGTCTGATCACCGTCCCCTTCTCCTTCAAGGAGCAGGGGCCCGACGAGGTGCCGGTCTACGTCGCCGACCCCGAGCGGGCCGCCCGCGTCGCCGGAATCGCCGTACGTCACGCCCGGCTGAAGCACAAGCCGAACGCGGACAAGAAGCTCGCGCTCGTCTTCACCGCCTATCCGACCAAGCACTCCCGCGTCGGCAACGCGGTCGGCCTGGACACGCCCGCCTCGGCGGTACGGGTGCTCGACGCGCTGCGGGACGCCGGGTACGTCGTCGAGGGACACCCCGACAACGGCGACGAGTTGATCCACCGGCTCATCAACGCCGGCGGCCACGACGTCGAGTGGCTCACGGAGGAGCAGCTGGCCGCCGCGCCCGCGCGGGTGCCGCTGGCCGACTACCGGGCCTGGTTCGACAAACTGGACCCGGATCTCAAGCGAGGCATGCTGGACGCGTGGGGCGAGCCGCCCGGCTCCCTCTACGTCGACGGCGACGACATCGTGCTCGCGTCCCTGCAGTTCGGGAACGTCGTCGTGATGATCCAGCCGCCGCGCGGCTTCGGCGAGAACCCGATCGCGATCTACCACGACCCGGACATGCCACCGTCGCACCACTACATGGCGGCCTACCGGTGGCTGGAGGCCGCGACGTCGGAGGGAGGCTTCGGCGCGGACGCCGTCGTGCACATGGGCAAGCACGGCACGATGGAGTGGCTGCCGGGCAAGGGCCTCGGGCTCAGCGGTGGCTGCGCGCCGGACGCCGTCCTCGGTGAACTCCCTCTCATCTACCCCTTCATCGTCAACGACCCCGGCGAGGGCACCCAGGCCAAGCGGCGCGGCCACGCCACGGTCGTCGACCACCTCGTGCCGCCGATGGCCCGCGCCGACACCTACGGCGACCTGGCCAAGCTGGAGCAGCTCCTCGACGAGTACGCGCTGGTGTCCGACCTGGACCCGACGAAGGCCCCGGCGGTCCGCGCGCAGATCTGGACGCTGGTCAAGACGGCCGAACTCCACCACGACCTGCATGTGGAGGACCAGCCGGACGACGCGGCGTTCGACGAGTTCGTCATGCACATCGACGGCTATCTGTGCGAGATCAAGGACGTGCAGATCCGCGACGGTCTGCACATCCTCGGCGGCGGCCCGGAGGCCGAGCCGCGCGTCAACCTCGTGCTGGCCGTGCTGCGGGCCTCCCAGGTGTGGGGCGGCACCGCGAACGCGCTGCCGGGGCTGCGGGCCTGCCTCGCCGCGTACTTCGGCCTGGTCGAGAAGGAGCTGCTCGCCGAGCCGGGCGCGCCGGTGAAGGTGCCGGTCGAGCTGACGGACCTCGTCGAGGGGCCGGCGCGGACCGGGGCGGACGCGATCGACCTGCTGGAGCAGTTGTGCCGCCGGATGGCGGAGGGCATGGAGGAGCGCGGCTGGGTGACGTCCGAGAGCACCGCCCTCGTACGGGAGGTGCTGGGCGTCGAACTCCCCGACGCCGTCGCGGTGCTGGAGTTCGCCTGCCGTGAGGTCGTGCCGCGCCTGGCCCGGACGACGGACGAGATCACCCACATCCTGCGCGCCCTGGACGGCGGTTACGTCCCCGCGGGCCCGTCGGGCTCACCGACCCGCGGGCTGGTGAACGTCCTGCCGACCGGTCGCAACTTCTACTCCGTCGACCCCAAGGCGATCCCGTCCAGGCTGAGTTGGGAGGTCGGGCAGTCGCTCGCCGACTCCCTGGTGCAGCGGTACCTGCAGGACACGGGCGAGTACCCCAAGTCCGTCGGTCTGACGGTCTGGGGCACGTCCGCGATGCGCACCCAGGGCGACGACATCGCCGAGATCCTCGCGCTGCTCGGCTGCCGCCCGGTCTGGGACGACGCCTCGCGCCGCGTGACCGGTTTCGACGTGGTGGGCCTGGAGGAGCTGGGCCGGCCGCGCATCGACGTCACGGTCCGCATCTCCGGCTTCTTCCGGGACGCGTTCCCGCACGTCGTGGGCCTGATCGACGACGCGGTGCGCGCGGTGGCCGAGCTGGACGAGCCCGCCGACCGCAACTACGTCCGCGCGCACGCCGACGAGGACACAGCCGAGCACGGCGACCGGCGCCGCGCCACCTCCCGCATCTTCGGCTCCAAGCCGGGCGCGTACGGCGCCGGTCTCCTCCCCCTGATCGACGCCCGCAACTGGCGCTCCGACGCCGACCTCGCCGAGGTGTACGCGGTGTGGGGCGGCTACGCGTACGGGCGCGGGCTGGACGGGCGGGCGGCGCGCGGGGACATGGAGATCGCGTTCCGGCGCATCGCCGTCGCCGCGAAGAACGTCGACACCCGCGAGCACGACCTCGTCGACGCCGACGACTACTTCCAGTACCACGGCGGCATGGTCGCGATGGTGCGGCACCTGACGGGCGCGAGCCCGGAGGCGTACGTCGGCGACTCGGCCGTACCGGACCAGGTGAAGACCCGCACGCTGGGCGAGGAGACCCATCGCGTCTTCCGCGCCCGGGTCGTCAATCCGCGCTGGATGGCCGCCATGCGACGGCACGGCTACAAGGGCGCCTTCGAGATGGCGGCGACCGTCGACTACCTCTTCGGGTACGACGCAACGGCCGGGGTCGTGGACGACTGGATGTACGAGAAGCTCAGCGCGGAGTACGTCTTCGACGCGGAGAACCGGGACTTCATGAAGAAGTCCAACCCGTGGGCGCTGCGCGGCATCACCGAACGGCTCCTCGAGGCCGCCGACCGGGGGCTGTGGGCCGAGCCGGACGCGGACACGCTGGAGCGGCTGCGTGCCACCTATCTGGAGCTCGAAGGCGACTTGGAGGGCGACGACCAGTGA